The Oscillospiraceae bacterium genome has a segment encoding these proteins:
- the malQ gene encoding 4-alpha-glucanotransferase, translated as MTDRLLQRRGAGVLLPLFSLPGRYGIGTMGAAAYRFVDDLSSAGQRYWQLLPLCPAGQGNSPYQSPGSFAGDGLYIDPQLLVESGYLQPSDLDLLPCGGDDRVDYPAVRRGRQVLFDRLFDRFVRHIPADFDCFCQSQADWLEDHALFCALSERYGKRFFLWPSALRRREPSVLERAAAQMERRVLYHKMLQYFLDRQWRALRAYANARGVYLIGDLPIYVAPCSADVWAAPELFMLSPSGAPSRLAGCPPDAFSPTGQLWGNPVYNWSAHARTEYRWWVARLRHALNWFDALRLDHFRGFAAYYSVPARAKNARDGCWLPGPGLSLFSALQQALGDVPLLAEDLGFLDDTVRALLSDCGFPGMQVLQFDFDSRDCGGDAVCKPNTVIYTGTHDNDTLLGWCTTAPRQDIRRACAAYGVRYPNQLPRQMMLSALRSPANTCILTVQDLLGLGSSARINTPSTVGAHNWSWRMRPGALTPGILAHLYTETCAADRTERSNICRI; from the coding sequence GTGACTGACCGCTTGTTGCAGCGGCGTGGCGCCGGGGTGCTGCTGCCGCTGTTTTCTTTGCCCGGGCGCTACGGGATCGGCACGATGGGTGCCGCGGCTTACCGCTTTGTAGACGATTTGTCGTCTGCCGGGCAGCGGTACTGGCAGCTGCTGCCCCTGTGCCCGGCAGGGCAGGGGAATTCACCGTACCAAAGCCCCGGCAGCTTTGCAGGCGATGGGCTGTATATTGACCCGCAGCTGCTGGTGGAAAGCGGGTATTTGCAGCCGTCGGATTTGGATTTGTTACCCTGCGGTGGTGATGACCGGGTGGATTATCCGGCTGTGCGCCGGGGGCGTCAAGTGCTGTTTGATCGACTGTTTGACCGCTTTGTGCGCCATATACCGGCAGACTTTGACTGCTTTTGCCAAAGTCAGGCCGATTGGCTGGAGGATCATGCCCTGTTTTGTGCCCTTAGTGAACGTTATGGAAAGCGTTTTTTTCTGTGGCCGTCGGCTTTGCGGCGGCGAGAGCCGTCGGTTTTGGAGAGGGCGGCAGCGCAGATGGAGCGGCGGGTTTTGTACCATAAAATGCTGCAATATTTTTTGGATCGTCAGTGGCGAGCGCTGCGGGCTTATGCCAATGCCCGGGGTGTTTACCTGATCGGCGATCTGCCTATTTATGTGGCGCCGTGCAGTGCCGATGTGTGGGCGGCGCCGGAGTTGTTTATGCTCTCTCCCTCCGGCGCGCCGTCTCGGCTGGCCGGGTGTCCGCCGGACGCGTTTTCGCCCACCGGCCAGCTGTGGGGCAACCCGGTATATAACTGGAGCGCCCACGCGCGTACAGAGTACCGCTGGTGGGTGGCGCGGCTGCGGCACGCCTTGAACTGGTTTGACGCGCTGCGGCTGGACCATTTTCGTGGCTTTGCCGCTTATTATTCTGTGCCTGCCCGGGCAAAGAATGCCCGGGACGGCTGCTGGCTGCCGGGGCCCGGTTTGTCGCTGTTTTCGGCGCTCCAACAGGCGTTGGGAGATGTGCCGCTTTTGGCGGAGGATCTGGGCTTTTTGGACGATACGGTGCGGGCGCTGCTTTCAGATTGCGGCTTTCCCGGTATGCAGGTGCTGCAATTTGACTTTGATTCCCGGGACTGCGGCGGTGATGCTGTTTGTAAGCCCAATACGGTGATTTACACCGGCACCCATGATAACGATACGCTGCTGGGCTGGTGCACCACCGCTCCGCGGCAAGACATACGCCGGGCTTGCGCCGCCTATGGCGTGCGTTATCCCAATCAGTTACCGAGACAGATGATGCTTTCTGCTCTGCGAAGCCCGGCCAACACCTGTATTTTGACTGTACAGGATCTGCTGGGACTGGGCAGCAGTGCCCGCATCAACACGCCGTCAACGGTGGGCGCCCACAACTGGAGCTGGCGTATGCGCCCCGGCGCCCTAACCCCGGGCATTTTGGCGCATCTATATACCGAGACTTGCGCCGCAGACCGGACGGAAAGGAGTAATATATGTCGGATATGA
- a CDS encoding hydroxyacid dehydrogenase produces the protein MKELLITGAWRCGEQQVQALEQMGYAVTFWPDERQAVNMDTQRFEAVICGGLFLTTPIERFPALKCIQVTSAGLDRVPLDYCKAHGITVYNAGGVYSAPMAEFVLGGILQLYKESKFFAENQAAHRWEKHRDLRELSGKTACIIGTGSVGCAIARRLRAFDVQTVGVNRSGHPAAEFDQTQPTCRLDDLLPLADLVICAMPLTAETAGLFDSVRLAKIKPGAVFVNVARGKVTDQQALVEALQSGQLSGAVLDVFEEEPLPRSSPLWDMEQVILTPHNSFVGEHNGERLFRLICKNLESFAQ, from the coding sequence ATGAAAGAACTATTGATCACCGGCGCATGGCGGTGTGGGGAGCAACAGGTGCAGGCGCTGGAGCAGATGGGGTATGCCGTCACTTTTTGGCCGGACGAACGGCAGGCGGTGAATATGGATACCCAACGATTTGAAGCAGTGATTTGCGGCGGCTTGTTTTTGACTACGCCGATTGAACGCTTCCCGGCGCTTAAGTGTATTCAGGTGACTTCCGCCGGGTTGGACCGGGTGCCGCTGGACTATTGCAAGGCACACGGCATTACCGTGTATAACGCTGGCGGCGTTTACAGTGCGCCTATGGCGGAGTTTGTGCTTGGCGGTATTTTGCAGCTGTATAAAGAGAGCAAGTTTTTTGCAGAAAATCAAGCAGCGCATCGGTGGGAGAAGCACCGGGATCTGCGGGAACTTAGCGGCAAGACCGCTTGTATTATTGGCACCGGCAGCGTGGGCTGCGCCATTGCTCGGCGGCTGCGAGCCTTTGATGTACAGACGGTGGGTGTGAATCGTTCCGGCCACCCGGCGGCAGAGTTTGACCAAACCCAGCCCACCTGCCGGTTGGACGATCTGCTGCCTTTAGCGGACTTGGTGATTTGCGCTATGCCCCTGACGGCGGAGACTGCCGGCCTGTTTGACAGCGTGCGGCTAGCAAAGATCAAACCCGGCGCTGTGTTTGTGAATGTGGCTCGCGGAAAGGTGACAGATCAGCAGGCGCTGGTGGAAGCGCTGCAAAGCGGGCAGTTGTCCGGCGCGGTGCTGGATGTATTTGAAGAAGAACCCTTGCCCCGGAGCAGTCCCTTGTGGGATATGGAGCAGGTGATATTGACTCCCCACAATTCCTTTGTGGGCGAGCACAACGGCGAGCGGCTGTTTCGCCTAATCTGCAAGAATTTGGAGTCATTTGCACAATGA
- the glgP gene encoding glycogen/starch/alpha-glucan family phosphorylase, which produces MSDMKENLELLSRSLYRLPVAELTDEQLHAVVARAVLARLQPAWQGSLQAHCAGRRAYYFSAEYLLGKAVYNNLLCTGLTGEVEAALTACGRKLDQLDCVPDPPLGNGGLGRLAACFLDSGATLNLPLDGYGLRYRCGLFRQQIEDGFQVETVEDDLQYGDPWSVCCRADTVTVEFANFSVQAVPYDLPIPGYGTAHISTLRLWESVPIEPFDFDAFNRQDYTAAVTRRTAAENLTRVLYPNDTKEDGKRLRLRQQYFLCSASLQDLLRRYLRTPGSAPEKLGTAVVIQLNDTHPVLAIPEFIRLLLKQGLTLKTALGVANEVFCYTNHTVMPEAMESWDLALLASELPEIARLLCQLDDLFCAEMQALGAEERLWHRVRPLRDGRIYMADLACWVCGYVNGVAALHTEILRLRVLRDWAQLYPDKILNRTNGITQRRFLALCNPSLSALLTHRLGSKNWITNLFQLEKLKPYAENSEVLTAFCETKKENKRRLAQWLERQGLYYDPARMLDVQIKRLHEYKRQLLHCLGILALAFQIEQGEITEFAPTTFLFAAKAAPGYARAKAIIKLIHAVGDYVSRSPKVAPLLQVLFVPDYSVTAAEWIIPAADVSEQISAAGTEASGTGNMKLMLNGAVTLGTYDGANVEIVAAAGEENNYIFGARVEDLDALRRGYDPKALYRSDPLLRQCLDALTDGTLSDSGTGCFADLKRSLLEPEADGVADRYFVLGDFQSYVHAKLQVNGDYLRSPMAFARKCWLNMCSAGVFSADRTIEEYANEIWRIDPVELPEYAENE; this is translated from the coding sequence ATGTCGGATATGAAAGAGAATTTGGAACTGCTCTCCCGCAGTCTGTACCGACTCCCGGTGGCAGAATTGACCGATGAACAACTGCACGCAGTGGTGGCGCGGGCTGTTTTGGCACGGCTGCAACCGGCTTGGCAAGGGTCGTTGCAGGCCCATTGTGCCGGGCGGCGGGCGTATTATTTTTCTGCGGAATATCTGTTGGGCAAGGCGGTGTACAATAACCTGCTTTGCACCGGCCTGACCGGCGAGGTGGAGGCGGCGCTTACCGCCTGCGGCCGCAAGCTCGACCAGCTGGACTGTGTGCCGGACCCGCCTTTGGGCAACGGCGGTTTGGGACGGCTGGCGGCCTGTTTTTTGGACAGCGGCGCCACGCTGAATTTACCGCTGGACGGCTATGGCTTGCGCTATCGGTGCGGACTGTTTCGCCAGCAGATCGAGGACGGCTTTCAGGTGGAGACGGTGGAGGACGACCTGCAATACGGCGACCCCTGGAGCGTGTGCTGCCGAGCGGATACTGTAACGGTGGAATTCGCAAATTTTTCTGTGCAGGCCGTGCCCTATGACTTGCCGATCCCCGGTTACGGTACGGCGCACATTTCTACTTTGCGGCTGTGGGAGAGTGTGCCCATAGAGCCGTTTGATTTTGACGCTTTTAACCGTCAGGATTATACAGCGGCGGTGACACGCCGCACGGCGGCAGAGAACCTGACCCGTGTGCTGTACCCAAATGACACGAAGGAGGACGGCAAGCGGCTGCGGCTGCGGCAGCAGTATTTTTTATGCAGTGCGTCCTTGCAAGATCTGCTGCGCCGGTATTTGCGCACGCCCGGCTCTGCGCCGGAGAAATTGGGGACTGCGGTGGTGATCCAGCTAAACGACACCCACCCGGTGCTGGCCATCCCGGAGTTCATTCGTTTGCTTTTAAAGCAAGGCCTTACTTTGAAAACGGCACTGGGCGTTGCAAATGAGGTGTTTTGCTACACCAATCATACGGTGATGCCGGAGGCCATGGAAAGCTGGGATCTGGCGCTCTTGGCGTCGGAATTGCCGGAGATCGCCCGCCTGCTATGCCAATTGGACGATCTGTTTTGTGCGGAAATGCAGGCGCTGGGCGCAGAGGAGCGGCTGTGGCACCGGGTGCGCCCGCTGCGGGACGGGCGCATTTATATGGCTGATCTGGCCTGCTGGGTGTGTGGTTATGTGAATGGCGTGGCAGCTTTACACACGGAGATTTTGCGCCTTCGGGTGCTGCGGGATTGGGCGCAGCTGTACCCGGACAAAATTTTGAACCGCACCAACGGCATTACCCAGCGGCGTTTTTTGGCACTGTGTAATCCGTCCCTGTCTGCGCTGCTGACCCACCGCCTGGGCAGTAAAAACTGGATCACCAACTTGTTCCAACTGGAGAAGCTGAAGCCCTATGCGGAAAACAGCGAGGTTTTGACAGCTTTTTGCGAAACCAAGAAGGAAAACAAGCGCCGCCTGGCCCAGTGGCTGGAGCGGCAGGGACTATACTATGACCCGGCGCGTATGCTGGATGTGCAGATCAAGCGCCTGCACGAATATAAGCGCCAGTTGCTGCATTGTCTGGGTATTTTGGCATTGGCCTTTCAGATCGAGCAGGGGGAGATCACAGAATTTGCCCCCACCACCTTTTTGTTTGCCGCCAAGGCAGCGCCCGGTTACGCCCGCGCCAAGGCCATTATCAAGCTGATCCACGCAGTGGGGGACTATGTGTCCCGATCGCCTAAGGTAGCACCGCTTTTGCAGGTGCTGTTTGTGCCGGATTACAGCGTAACGGCGGCAGAATGGATCATTCCCGCTGCGGATGTGTCCGAGCAGATCTCCGCCGCCGGCACGGAGGCTTCCGGCACCGGAAATATGAAGTTGATGCTGAACGGCGCAGTGACTTTGGGCACTTATGACGGCGCCAATGTGGAGATTGTGGCGGCCGCCGGAGAAGAAAATAATTATATTTTCGGTGCCCGGGTAGAGGACCTAGATGCCCTGCGCCGGGGCTATGACCCAAAGGCTTTGTATCGCAGTGATCCGCTGCTGCGGCAGTGCCTGGATGCATTGACAGACGGCACATTGTCCGACAGTGGCACCGGCTGTTTTGCGGATTTGAAGCGTAGTCTTTTAGAGCCGGAGGCAGACGGCGTGGCGGATCGATATTTTGTGCTGGGTGACTTTCAGTCCTATGTGCACGCCAAGCTGCAAGTAAACGGCGATTATCTGCGGTCACCTATGGCCTTCGCCCGCAAATGCTGGCTGAATATGTGCAGTGCCGGCGTCTTTTCGGCAGACCGTACCATCGAGGAATATGCCAATGAAATTTGGCGAATCGACCCGGTGGAATTGCCGGAATACGCAGAAAATGAGTAA
- a CDS encoding acyltransferase gives MFKQYWNRIEKLWSFRSTSAYLAHLRKTGMRIGEGTEVFARTTDILIDTTRPWLIEIGRNVQLTAGVKILTHGYDWAVLKAKYGDIYGSAGKVTIGDDCFIGMNALILKGTTIGDRVIVGAGSVVAGGTFPSDCVIAGNPARVICTLEAYRAKRAAAQLAEAKQLVTEYQAVYGRAPDKSVLSEFFWLFEERGQLQVPAFESQMRNMRNYEASMERYLHTEPLFNGYSAFLDYCFSDKEEQNDA, from the coding sequence ATGTTTAAACAGTACTGGAACCGTATTGAAAAATTATGGAGTTTTCGCAGCACTTCGGCGTATTTGGCTCATTTGCGCAAGACCGGTATGCGTATCGGTGAGGGCACAGAAGTGTTTGCCCGGACAACAGATATTTTGATCGACACCACCCGGCCTTGGCTTATTGAGATCGGTCGGAATGTACAGTTGACTGCCGGTGTGAAGATTTTGACCCATGGCTATGACTGGGCGGTATTGAAAGCCAAGTACGGCGATATTTACGGCAGTGCAGGTAAGGTTACCATCGGGGATGATTGCTTTATCGGTATGAACGCATTGATTTTGAAAGGAACGACTATTGGTGATCGGGTGATCGTCGGTGCGGGCAGCGTGGTGGCCGGCGGCACATTCCCGTCAGATTGTGTGATCGCAGGCAATCCGGCAAGGGTTATCTGCACATTAGAGGCGTACCGCGCTAAGCGAGCGGCGGCACAGTTGGCAGAAGCAAAACAACTGGTGACTGAGTATCAAGCGGTGTACGGCCGTGCGCCTGACAAGTCTGTTCTATCTGAGTTCTTTTGGCTGTTTGAAGAACGCGGGCAGTTGCAAGTGCCTGCCTTTGAATCGCAAATGCGCAATATGCGAAATTACGAAGCGTCCATGGAGCGATATTTGCATACAGAGCCCCTGTTTAATGGGTATTCTGCGTTTTTGGACTATTGCTTTTCCGACAAGGAGGAGCAAAACGATGCTTAA
- a CDS encoding HpcH/HpaI aldolase/citrate lyase family protein → MLKLFYITKDPAVARIAQAAGVDRIFVDMEYIGKAQRQGGMDTVQNHHTVEDVARLRPVLDQAELLVRVNPVHPGSKDEIDRVIAAGADVIMLPMWQSVEEVQQFIRWVDGRAKTLLLLENQAAVDCLDRVVAMPGVDEIHIGLNDLSISQGKKFLFQPLADGTVDAVCAKIKAAGIPFGFGGFGRLGGGTLPAAYIVAEHYRLGSSMSILSRAFCNTAQITDLKEIKRIFTSGVAELRQYEAQLSRAEDDFFALQHKKLQDCVEQIVEGM, encoded by the coding sequence ATGCTTAAACTGTTTTACATAACCAAGGATCCGGCGGTGGCGCGGATCGCACAGGCGGCCGGAGTGGATCGTATTTTTGTGGATATGGAATACATCGGCAAGGCACAGCGCCAAGGCGGTATGGATACGGTGCAAAACCACCACACCGTAGAAGATGTGGCTCGGTTGCGGCCGGTGCTGGATCAGGCGGAGCTGCTGGTACGGGTCAATCCGGTGCACCCGGGGTCAAAAGATGAGATCGACCGGGTGATCGCCGCCGGTGCAGATGTGATCATGCTGCCTATGTGGCAATCAGTAGAAGAGGTGCAGCAATTTATCCGCTGGGTGGACGGTCGCGCCAAGACACTCCTGCTGCTGGAAAATCAGGCGGCGGTGGATTGCCTTGACCGTGTGGTGGCAATGCCCGGAGTAGACGAAATTCATATTGGGTTGAATGACCTGAGCATTTCCCAAGGGAAAAAATTTTTGTTCCAGCCTTTGGCGGACGGTACGGTGGACGCGGTGTGCGCCAAGATCAAAGCGGCGGGTATCCCTTTCGGTTTCGGCGGATTCGGTCGTTTGGGCGGCGGCACATTGCCGGCAGCGTATATTGTAGCGGAGCACTACCGGCTGGGTTCGTCCATGAGTATTCTGTCTCGCGCCTTTTGCAACACGGCGCAGATCACCGATTTGAAGGAGATCAAACGAATCTTTACTTCCGGTGTGGCAGAGCTGCGGCAGTATGAGGCGCAGCTGAGCCGGGCGGAGGATGATTTTTTTGCCTTGCAGCATAAAAAACTGCAGGACTGTGTAGAACAAATTGTTGAGGGCATGTAG
- a CDS encoding glycosyltransferase family 4 protein, giving the protein MKVLFVATVRSHIGQFHMPFIRELVRRGCRVEAAFKDNSADKPGLDLSGIARTYEVPFSRSPYSVDNLKAYQVLKKIIDEGRYDAIHCHTPMGAVVTRLAARDARKRGTKVIYTAHGFHFYNGATKKNWLLFYPVEKALAKDTDCLITINSEDYNTAKARQFAAGRLELVNGVGVDLSDFQPVTRKQKLALRRAYGYSPDDFILIYPADFSTRKNQNMLFDTLKLLLEKDKHFRLLLPGSDVEARPFLDYAKSIGVADHVEALGYRRDIRQLIGLSDVSVSSSRQEGLPINLVEAMALGNPVVATDVRGNRDLVQDGESGYLVPLNDSRAMADRIWSLYTDPEQTAAFGVAGRALAQDYAVEPVLHRMIEIYQALELL; this is encoded by the coding sequence ATGAAGGTACTGTTTGTTGCTACTGTGCGTAGCCATATCGGCCAATTTCACATGCCTTTTATTCGGGAACTGGTACGCCGGGGCTGCCGGGTGGAAGCGGCGTTCAAGGACAATTCCGCCGACAAACCCGGTCTGGATCTGAGCGGCATTGCCCGCACTTATGAAGTGCCCTTTAGCCGCAGTCCGTATAGTGTAGATAATCTGAAAGCCTATCAGGTGCTGAAAAAGATCATTGACGAGGGTCGGTACGACGCCATTCATTGCCACACGCCTATGGGGGCTGTGGTGACTCGGCTGGCTGCGCGGGATGCCCGCAAGCGGGGCACCAAGGTGATCTATACCGCCCACGGCTTTCACTTCTATAACGGCGCTACCAAGAAAAACTGGCTGCTGTTTTACCCGGTGGAGAAGGCGCTGGCGAAAGATACGGACTGCCTGATCACCATTAACAGCGAGGATTATAATACCGCTAAGGCGCGGCAGTTTGCTGCCGGGCGACTGGAACTGGTCAACGGCGTGGGTGTGGATCTTAGCGATTTTCAGCCGGTGACCCGGAAGCAAAAGTTGGCGCTGCGCCGGGCGTATGGGTACAGCCCGGACGATTTTATTCTAATATACCCGGCGGATTTTTCCACCCGGAAAAATCAAAATATGTTGTTTGATACATTAAAATTGCTGCTGGAAAAGGACAAGCATTTTCGCTTGCTGCTGCCCGGCTCCGATGTGGAAGCCCGGCCGTTTTTGGACTATGCCAAATCTATCGGCGTGGCAGATCATGTGGAGGCGCTGGGCTACCGGCGGGATATTCGTCAGTTGATAGGGCTTAGCGATGTGTCCGTGTCCTCCAGTCGGCAGGAGGGTCTGCCCATCAACTTGGTGGAGGCCATGGCGCTGGGCAATCCGGTGGTAGCCACCGATGTGCGTGGCAATCGGGACCTGGTACAGGACGGTGAGAGCGGCTACTTGGTGCCATTGAATGACAGCCGGGCGATGGCGGATCGGATCTGGTCCCTTTATACCGATCCGGAACAAACGGCGGCCTTTGGCGTTGCCGGGCGTGCACTGGCCCAGGACTATGCGGTGGAGCCGGTGCTGCACCGTATGATTGAAATTTATCAAGCGTTAGAACTTTTGTGA
- the ugpC gene encoding sn-glycerol-3-phosphate ABC transporter ATP-binding protein UgpC, with amino-acid sequence MSLEHIRKTYEDGVTVIPDLNLEIRDREFLILVGPSGCGKSTTLRMIAGLEDISGGTLKIGDRVVNDLPPKDRDIAMVFQSYALYPHMTVYKNMAFGLQLRRVPKAEIDRKVRTAAQALELTAYLDRRPRALSGGQRQRVALGRAMVRDPAVFLLDEPLSNLDAKLRTEMRAHIAELHRELGTTFVYVTHDQTEAMTMADRIVVMLDGKIQQADTPAQLYAHPCNVFVAGFIGTPPMNILPGRLVRRGKSLDLQVLGTEVALPRRLQNHAKLSTYVDRDVLLGLRAEDLSTDPAWLNITDSAAFRVQVEMAERMGAETYLYADLQGRRVIARVPGTVSFQKDDQTVLYPNMEALHLFDPETEVCICD; translated from the coding sequence ATCTCGCTTGAGCATATTAGAAAAACATATGAGGACGGCGTGACTGTCATACCGGATCTGAATTTGGAAATCCGGGATCGGGAATTTTTGATTTTAGTAGGGCCTTCCGGTTGCGGCAAGTCCACCACCCTGCGTATGATTGCCGGGTTGGAGGACATCAGCGGCGGCACCTTGAAGATCGGTGACCGGGTAGTGAACGATCTGCCGCCCAAGGATCGGGACATTGCCATGGTGTTCCAAAGCTACGCTCTGTACCCCCACATGACGGTGTACAAGAATATGGCCTTTGGTCTGCAACTGCGGCGGGTGCCCAAGGCGGAGATCGACCGCAAGGTGCGGACAGCCGCACAGGCGCTGGAACTGACCGCGTACCTGGATCGGCGACCCCGCGCCCTGTCCGGCGGGCAGCGGCAGCGGGTGGCGCTGGGCCGTGCTATGGTGCGGGATCCGGCGGTGTTCCTTTTGGACGAGCCCCTGTCTAATCTGGACGCCAAGCTGCGTACAGAAATGCGCGCACACATTGCAGAGCTGCACCGGGAACTGGGCACCACCTTTGTGTATGTGACCCATGACCAAACGGAGGCTATGACCATGGCGGATCGGATCGTGGTCATGTTGGACGGCAAAATTCAGCAGGCAGACACGCCCGCACAGTTGTATGCCCACCCCTGCAATGTGTTTGTAGCCGGGTTTATCGGCACGCCGCCTATGAATATATTGCCCGGCCGTTTGGTGCGACGGGGAAAGTCCCTTGATTTGCAAGTGCTGGGTACGGAGGTGGCTTTGCCTCGTCGACTGCAAAACCATGCCAAACTGTCGACGTATGTGGATCGGGATGTGCTTTTGGGCCTGCGCGCGGAGGATCTGTCCACGGACCCGGCATGGCTGAATATAACAGATTCTGCGGCCTTTCGGGTTCAGGTGGAGATGGCGGAGCGTATGGGGGCGGAAACCTATTTGTATGCAGATTTGCAAGGACGGCGGGTGATCGCCCGAGTGCCCGGCACTGTTTCGTTCCAAAAGGACGACCAAACGGTGCTGTACCCCAATATGGAGGCGCTCCATTTGTTTGACCCGGAAACGGAGGTCTGTATCTGTGACTGA
- a CDS encoding sugar transferase — MYRGVKRALDFITALLALIVLSPLLAITALAVKLDSKGPAIFKQQRLGLHGKTFWIYKFRSMCQGAEHTGTGVYSGADDMRVTRVGKLLRATSIDELPQLVNILKGDMSFIGPRPPLTYHPWPLSDYTSAQLHMFDVRPGITGWAQVHGRKDVEWHHRIELNCWYVDHMSLALDVRILFVTAFKVLKNEDNVNTGETLARDDVQAQETVMKR, encoded by the coding sequence ATGTATCGAGGAGTAAAGCGGGCGCTGGATTTTATTACGGCGCTGCTGGCGCTGATCGTTCTTTCGCCGCTGTTGGCGATCACGGCACTGGCGGTGAAGTTGGATTCCAAAGGCCCGGCCATCTTTAAGCAGCAGCGCTTAGGGCTGCACGGCAAGACCTTTTGGATTTATAAATTCCGCTCCATGTGCCAAGGCGCGGAGCACACAGGCACCGGCGTGTACAGCGGCGCAGACGATATGCGTGTGACCCGAGTAGGCAAGCTGCTGCGAGCCACCAGTATTGACGAGCTGCCCCAGCTGGTGAATATTCTAAAGGGCGATATGAGTTTTATCGGCCCTCGTCCGCCGCTGACCTATCATCCTTGGCCGCTGTCGGATTATACATCGGCGCAGTTACATATGTTTGATGTGCGCCCGGGCATTACCGGCTGGGCGCAGGTGCACGGTCGTAAGGATGTGGAGTGGCACCATCGAATTGAGCTGAATTGCTGGTATGTGGACCACATGAGTCTGGCGCTGGATGTGCGTATTCTCTTTGTTACCGCCTTTAAGGTGCTGAAGAATGAGGATAATGTGAACACTGGCGAGACCTTGGCCCGGGATGACGTCCAGGCGCAGGAAACGGTGATGAAGAGATGA
- a CDS encoding glycosyltransferase, giving the protein MRVLQVIPDIGVANGVMSVILNYAKAMPPDITFDVAYFAKKPQTRQAEVEALGGKVYRLDAPCPQDLCNGKMGRFFAEHAGAWEALHIHCPHFAVFIAPAAKRAGIHKIAVHCHTTAYSLSGHGRRNRLLSLYAKYMVPTRFACSHAAGKMWYGNRPFRVLNNAIDCAAYAYSPEVRQAVRAREQVTDAFVVGHIGQATVKQKNHPFLFSVFAQITAQRPGAQLWLIGAQPTPELIALAEKLQITKQIRYFGQRRDVPELLQGCDVFVFPSFSEGLPVSVVEAQAAGLPVVLSDAVTREVACTPLVKTLSLHQSPKEWAGAALQPQPPRQSPTAALIAGGWNIKEAAFELAQIYRSE; this is encoded by the coding sequence ATGCGTGTGTTGCAGGTAATACCGGATATTGGCGTGGCTAACGGCGTGATGAGCGTGATTTTGAACTATGCCAAAGCGATGCCGCCGGACATTACATTTGATGTTGCCTATTTTGCGAAGAAACCTCAAACACGGCAAGCGGAGGTCGAGGCGCTGGGCGGTAAGGTATATCGGCTGGATGCTCCCTGCCCGCAGGATCTGTGCAACGGCAAAATGGGACGTTTTTTTGCAGAGCACGCCGGTGCGTGGGAGGCGCTGCATATCCATTGCCCCCACTTTGCGGTGTTTATTGCGCCGGCTGCCAAACGAGCCGGGATCCATAAAATCGCTGTGCATTGCCACACCACTGCGTATTCTTTGTCCGGCCACGGCCGCCGAAATCGGCTGCTCAGTCTATATGCCAAGTATATGGTGCCTACGCGCTTTGCGTGCAGCCATGCGGCCGGCAAAATGTGGTACGGCAATCGTCCCTTTCGGGTGCTGAATAATGCCATTGACTGTGCCGCTTATGCGTATTCCCCGGAGGTGCGACAAGCTGTGCGCGCGCGGGAACAGGTTACAGACGCTTTTGTGGTGGGCCATATCGGCCAGGCTACGGTCAAGCAAAAGAATCACCCGTTTTTATTTTCCGTGTTTGCGCAGATCACGGCGCAAAGGCCGGGCGCGCAGTTGTGGCTGATCGGCGCGCAGCCTACGCCGGAGCTGATCGCTTTGGCAGAAAAATTGCAGATCACAAAGCAAATTCGGTATTTCGGCCAGCGGCGGGATGTGCCGGAGCTGCTGCAAGGGTGCGATGTGTTTGTCTTCCCGTCTTTCAGCGAGGGACTGCCGGTGTCTGTGGTAGAGGCCCAGGCTGCCGGGTTGCCGGTGGTGCTGTCTGACGCGGTCACCCGGGAGGTGGCTTGCACCCCGCTGGTGAAGACTCTGTCTTTGCATCAGTCGCCGAAAGAATGGGCAGGGGCTGCCTTGCAGCCGCAACCGCCACGCCAAAGTCCCACGGCGGCGCTGATTGCCGGTGGGTGGAATATCAAAGAAGCCGCTTTTGAGTTGGCTCAAATTTACAGATCGGAGTAA